The genomic interval CGCCGAGCCACCGATTTCGCCGATCATCAAAATCGCTTCGGTCTCATCGTCTTCTTGAAACAACTTGAACAAATCGATGTAGTTGGTGCCGACGATCGGGTCGCCCCCGAGTCCCACACAAGTGCTTTGGCCGAGGTTCAGACCGCTGGTTTGCCAGACGGCTTCGTAGGTCAGGGTTCCGCTACGGCTCATCACACCGACCTTGCCCTTCTTGTGGATGTAGCCGGGCATGATGCCGATCTTGCATTCGTCTGGCGTGATCAAACCGGGGCAGTTGGGGCCGATCAGGACGGCGTCGCTGGCGCGGACTTTCTCGTAGACGCGGACCATGTCCAAAACCGGCACGCCTTCGGTGATCGCCGCGATGACTTTGATGCCCGCGTCGAGAGCTTCCAGGATCGCGTCGGCGGTGAACGGTGGCGGGACGAAGATCATCGTGGCGTCAGCGCCGGTTTGCTCGACGGCTTCACAAACGGTGTCGAACACCGGAATGCCTTCGACGTCCTGACCACCTTTGCCCGGTGTCACACCGCCGACCATTTGCGTGCCGTAGTCACGACAGCCCAGCGTGTGAAAGGTCCCGGCGTTGCCAGTGATGCCTTGGCAGATGACCTTGGTGTTTTTGTCAATCAGAATGCTCATGATCGATTCGCGATTTATTGAGGGAGCAGCGAGGCTGTGATTGGTTGAGTGAAAGCGATGACAGAAAAACAGTCGCTCAGGCGACTTCGGCAGCAGCGGCGACGATCTTTTTCGCCGCGTCGGTGATGTCGACGGCGGAGATGATGTCGACGTCGCTCTCGGCCAACATCTTGCGTCCTTCCTCCACTTCGGTGCCTTCCAAGCGAACGACCAGAGGCACGGTGAATCCGACGGTCTTGCTGGCTTCGATCAACGCGCCGGCGATCGTGGTGCAGCGAGCGATGCCGCCGAAGATGTTCACCAAGACACCCTTGACGTTGGGGTCCGAAAGCAAGATCCGGAACGCCTCGGTGACTTGCTCTGCATTGGCACCGCCGCCGACGTCGAGGAAGTTGGCCGGTTGTCCGCCGCAGTACTTGATGATGTCCATCGTGGACATGGCCAAGCCGGCACCGTTGACGAGGCAGCCGATGTTGCCTTCGAGTTTGACGTAGCTCAGTCCCGCGTTGCTCGCACGAACTTCGCTCGGCTCTTCTTCGCCCAGGTCACGCAGTTCCAGCAGTTCCTTGTGCCGGAACAGGGCGTTGTTGTCAAAAGTGATCTTGGCGTCCAAGGCGATCATTTGGTCGTCGCCGGTGATGACCAGCGGGTTGATCTCGGCAAGTTCGCAGTCGTAGTCGACGTAGAACCGGCACATGGCGGGCATGAACCGCATCGCCGCTTTGGCTGCATTGCCCGTGATACCGAGTTTCTTGCAAAGCTTGCGGACCTGGAACGCTTCCAGTCCGACCGCGGGGTCAAAGTGTGCTTTGTGAATCAGTTCGGGGGTTTCTTCGGCGACCTTCTCGATCTCCATTCCGCCTTCGGTGCTGACCATCAGCACAGGTTTGGCCGCGGCGCGGTCCAAGACGATGCCGAGGTACAGTTCGCGAGCGATATCACAGCCGGCTTCGACAAAGACTTGGTTGACCGTTTGGCCTTCGGGACCGGTCTGGATTGTGACCAATTTTTTACCCAGCAAGCCTTCCGCCGCCGCGCGAGCTTCGTCGGCTGATTTGGCGAGCACGACGCCCTTTTGGTTGGGGTTGTCGATCACGTTGCCTTTGCCGCGTCCACCCGCGTGGATCTGGGCTTTGACCACCGCGATGGCACCGCCCAGTTTTTCATAAGCCGCTGCGGCTTCGTCGCCCGATCGGGCCACAATGCCTTCAAGAACCGGCACACCGGCTTGGCGAAAGAGCTCTTTGCCTTGATATTCGTGAATCTTCATCGATGATCTGGGACGCTGCGAAGGGTCGGCGATAGAACAGGGGAAAACAGAACGCTTTCCCGAACGCTGCGAATATAAGCCTCGACCGGTAACCTCGGAACCCGTGGATCAACACAATCCTGAGGAGGGCCAAACAGTCCTGAGGATAGATTCATGGAGCCGATTCGGACTTCGGTTCTGCTCGCTGTTACTTTCAACCATCATTCCTGTCTTTCTCACAACGCCATGACTCGCCTGATTCACTTGGACCCCATCGACAATGTGGCGATCGCAACCGAGGGAATCGGTTTGGGCATTACGGCGGTCGTCCGTGACCGAGAGGTGACCAGTCGGACGGCGATCCCGCGAGGGCACAAGATCGCGGTCTGTCGCGTGGAGAAGGGGCAGCCGCTGGTGAAATACGGCCAGCCGATCGGTGTGGCAACCGTTGATATCGAAATCGGCGACCATGTCCATACCCACAACGTTCGCGATCAACACGACGTCAGTAGCGACCTCAGCAGCGTGTCGCCTCCGCCCTTTCCTGAAAGTCAGCGACGTACGTTTCAGGGTTTCAATCGACCGGACGGCCGCGTCGGAACTCGCAACTACGTCGCCGTCATGTCGACGGTCAACTGCAGCGCCACGGTCTGCCATCAAGTCGTTGCCCGGTTCGATGCTCAGCGAATGCAGCGATGGCCGAACGTCGACGGCGTCTTCGCCGCCACGCACACCACCGGCTGCGCGATGCAGTATCACGGCATCAAGCATCAGATGCTCGGTCGCACGATGGCCGGGTACGCCAACCATCCCAACGTCGGCGGTTGCCTGATGATCGGATTGGGATGTGAACAAAACACTGCGGGCTACTTGGCTGAACACCACAACGTGGTCGCATTGTACGCCCCGAGCGGCGAAAAACTGACGCGCGATGACGGCATCGCCATGCTGACGATGCAAACCGAAGGCGGCACGCGGGCGACGATCGACAAAGCAGAGAAGTTGCTGGAGCAGGTGCTGGACCAAGCCGATCGATTTCAACGCAGCGAGACCGATGCCCGGCACCTGATGCTGGCAGTCGAGTGCGGCGGCAGCGATGGTTATTCCGGCTTGACCGCCAATCCCGCCGTCGGCGTCGTTTCGGATCACTTGGTCGCGTGTGGCGGCACGGTCGTGCTCTCGGAGACCACCGAGCTTTATGGTGCCGAGCACTTGTTGGTGCGACGCAGTCGTAACCAAGCGGTCGCGCAGAAACTGCTTGATCGCATCGAGTGGTGGAAAGAATACGTGGCACACTACGGCGGAGAGATCAACAACAACCCTTCGGTGGGCAATAAAGCCGGAGGGTTGACGACGATCACGGAAAAGTCACTCGGTGCGGTTTCCAAGAGTGGCTCCACTGCATTGGAAGCCGTCTACGACTACGCCGAGCGGGTGAACACGTCCGGCTTGGTCGTCATGGACTCGCCGGGTTTTGATCCCGCCAGCGTGACGGGCAAGGTCGCTGGCGGTGCAAATCTGGTGATGTTCACGACCGGTCGCGGCAGTTGCTTTGGCTGCAAGCCGTCACCGGTGATCAAGATCGCGTCCAACTCGATGCTATTTGACGCGATGCGTGAAGACATGGACCTCAACGCGGGCAGCTTGCTCGAGGGCGGCGACTTGCAGTCGCTCGGGGCGGAGTTCTTTGACTACGCGTTGCGAGTCGCCAGTGGGGAGCAAACCGCAAGCGAACGTCAGGGTTTCGGCGACCACGAGTTTGTGCCGTGGACGGTCGGCCCCACCGTCTGAGATGGCAAATGTACGTCAGCCTTTCCAGGCTGACCTACCTCCTAACACGCATTAGACGACGTAGGTCATGCTGTGCATGACGCCATGCGTAAAACGCAATCGAGCCAAGCCGGATGTTACCAAGAGGGGTAGTTCTGGGCTGTTCAAAATTTGGGGTTGTGGCACTATGGCGCTCCGCAAGTTTCTGTCACCTCTCCCGGCGCAGGTGGTGGCCCCCAGTGAGCCTCAGGCGCTAGCCGTGGGCCTGAGGCGGATTGTGGTGCCGGCCCACGGCTAGCGGGCCGTTGATTTAGTGAGTCGCGACGCGTAAGCGGCCGGGCCTACCGCATTGCCCGGTGCCTTACGGCCCACGGCTCACCCTTGCGTTCCCAATTTCGATTAAATCAACAGGCCACTAGCGCCTGAGGCGGATTGTGGTGCCGGCCCACGGCTAGCGCCTGAGGCTCACTCTGATTGCGATGCATGGGGCAAAAACATGGACTGAAAAAACAATGCCAACACCAAATTTTGAACAGCCCCGGGTAGTCCTGGCCACTTACGAGAGCGTACCGTTAGCATGGTCCAGTCTTAGAACGTGAGTTCGGTAGATGAGCCGTTTTGGCGTTAGCCACGGTTTTCGTGACACAACCGTGGCTAACGCCAAAACGGCTAACCCCAAAATCAAGACCGGACGATGCACTAGTCATGCAGAGCATGACCTACGAATCTACTTGGTTGGTACGTCAGCCTGGAAAGGCTGACGTACTTGGCAGGCTAACGATTACTCTTGGTCGCTCTGCTCTGGTTCGCCGCCGCCGCCGAGGAGTGATCCCAAGCTGGGCTCCGATTCCATCTCGGTGGATGCCGATTGGCTCATCGGATGATCCACGGGCGTCGCTGCCCCGAGGAAATCATCTCCGGCTTCGAGCAACGGGAAGCTTTCTTCCAAGCTCTGAACTGGTGCGGTGGCAAGTTCCTCGAGTGCTTCGCGGCGGTAGTTGACCTCCGATTCTTGGAAGATTCGGAATCCGGTACCGGCGGGGATCAAGTGTCCCAGGATCACGTTCTCCTTCAAGCCGACCAAGCGGTCGACCTTGCCGGCCAAGGCGGCTTCCGTCAACACCTTGGTCGTTTCTTGGAACGACGCGGCGCTGATGAAACTGTTGGACTGAACGGCGGCCTTGGTGATCCCCAGCAGCTGAGTACTGGCGGTCGCCGACTTGGGCTTTTTGCCCTTGGCCGGCGTGCCACCTTCGGCTTCGATCTGGGCGTTGATCTGTTCGAACAACTCTTTTGGAATGATCGTGCCTTCGCTGTAATCGCTATCGCCGGGGTTGGCGATCTTGATGCACTTGGCCAACTCCTGGTTGGCACGACGGAACTGGAATCGGTCCATCACCAAACCGGGCAACAGATTGGTGTCACCGGCGTTCTCGATCTTCACCTTGCGAAGCATGCGGGCGATGATGATTTCACAGTGCTTGTCGTTGATCTCAACCTTTTGCGATTGATAAACCTGTTGAATTTCGTGCAGCAAGTACTGCTGAACGGCTTCTTCGCCCGAAACGCGGAGGATGTCGTGGGGGACCAGCGGACCGTCGACGAGCGACTGGCCTGCTTTGACCACGTCTCCGGTGTGCACCAGGAATCGCTTGCCGGTGGGCACCATGTGCTCGCGTTCGATACCCGATTCACTGCGAACCACGATCGTCGTCTTACCGCGTTTTTTCTCGGCCAAGATTTCAACTTCCCCGTCCACCTCTGAGATGATCGCGGGATCCTTGGGCTTTCGAGCTTCAAAGATCTCGGTAACCCGAGGCAGACCGCCGGTGATGTCCGAAACACCACCGCTGTCACGCGGCATTTCGGCCAGCGTCATCCCCGGCTCAACGGTCATTCCGTCGGTACAGGAGATAACGGCCCGTTCGGGCAGGAACTGAACGTCCAGAGCTTTACCGGTGTTGTCTTCAACGACGATCTGCGGGTGCAGGTCACCCTTGTGATCGATGACCAACAATCGGCTCTTGCCGCTGGCATCCCGTTCGGTACGGACGGTTTCGCCTTCGACGACGTCTTCGAATCGAACTTTACCGGCGACCTCCGACAGAATCGGAACCGAGTAAGGATTCCATTGGCAGAGTGTTTCGCCATTGACGACCTTTTGACCGTCTTCGACCAACAGAACCGAACCGCTGGGGATCGGATAGCTTTCGAATTCGCGACCTCGATCGTCGACCAAGGAGATTTCACCGTTACGGGTGAGCACCACCATACGGCCTTCGCTATTCTTGACGGCGCGGATGCGGGTCAAGCGAACTTCACCGGACTTCTTGCTCTTGATGTCTGACTCTTCCATCGTCTTGCTCACGCTACCACCGATGTGGAACGTACGCATGGTCAACTGGGTACCGGGTTCACCAATACTTTGGGCAGCGATGATTCCGACGGCCATGCCTTCTTCCACCATGGCACCGGTGGACATGTCCATTCCGTAGCAGCGGCGGCAAACGCCCAGCGGAGCATCGCAGGTCATGGGCGTACGAACTTGGATCTTTTCCAAGCCCATCAGTTCGATCTTACGAGCGATTTCGGGGGTGATCATTTCGTTTTCGGCCACGACGACTTCGTCGGTCACCGGGTTGACGATCGACTTGCGGCTGACACGACCGTTGATCGAGTCGGCCAAACGGACTTCGACCTTTTCCCCACGATAGACGACACCCTTGGTGATGCCCTGAGTGGTCCCGCAGTTGTCCATCGTGATCACAACGTTCTGTGCCACGTCGGCCAACTTTCGAGTCAGGTAACCGCTGTCGGCGGTCTTCAACGCCGTATCGGCCAAGCCCTTGCGAGCACCGTGCGTGGAGCTGAAGTACTCCAACACCGAGAGGCCTTCGCGGAAGTTTGCCTTGATGGGCGTCTCGATGATCTCCCCGGTCGGCTTGGCCATCAGACCCCGCATACCGGCGAGCTGGCGAATCTGAGCGATACCACCCCGTGCACCGGAGTGACTCATCAAGAACACGGGGTTGATGTACCAGCCGCCTTCGCGGACATCGCTTTCCATCGCCGCCATCATGTCGGTGGTGATCAATTCGCGAGCCTTGGTCCATTCGTCCAGGACCAACTGATAGCGTTCGTCGTCTGCGACTTGACCGCGATCGTACGCCTTCTTCAGTCGCATGACTTCCTTTTCGGCTTCCTTGATGTACTCGGTCTTGGAGTCCGGCGTGACCAAGTCGTCGGTTGCGAAGGACAGACCGCTACGAGTGGATTCGCGGAAACCCATCTGCATCATGTCGTCCAGCAGGTGAATCGTCGCCTTTCGGCCCAGACGCTGATAGCAATCGCTAATCGCACTGGCCAAGTCACCGCTGCGCATCGCGCGGTTATAGAAATCCATCCCGTCGGGCAGCATGTCGTTGAACAACACGCGACCCGGGGTGGTTTCGATGATCGCACCGTACTTCGAATCTTCTTCCTCGGTTTTCAGGCGTTGGTGACGCGGCAGACGCATTTTGATCTTGGCGTGCAAGTCGACGGCTTTTTGCGCGAACGCAAATTCGACTTCTTGGTAGCCGGAGAAGATCATGCCCTCGCCCTTGCGACCGGGCAGCTGGGCCGTCATGTAGTAGCAACCCATCACGATGTCCTGTGAGGGGCTCATGATCGGCTTGCCGTTGGATGGTGCGAACACGTTGTTCGTGCTCATCATCAACGTGTGGGCCTCCACCTGAGCTTCGATCGACAGTGGCAAGTGGACTGCCATCTGGTCACCGTCGAAGTCAGCGTTGAAACCTTTGCAGACCAGCGGGTGCAGGTTGATCGCGTTGCCTTCGACCAGTGTCGGTTCGAACGCTTGGATCCCCATGCGGTGCAGCGTGGGGGCACGGTTGAGCAACACCGGGTGATTGGTGATCACTTGCTCCAGGATATCCCAAACCTCTTCGTCCTTACGCTCCAGCATCTTCTTGGCGGACTTGATCGTGTCGGCGTGGCCGAGTTCCTTCAAGCGGCGGATGATGAACGGTTGGTAGAGTTCCAACGCGATCTTCTTGGGCAGACCGCACTGGTGCAGTTTCAGTCGGGGGCCGACCACAATCACGCTTCGGGCGGAATAGTCGACGCGTTTACCGAGCAGGTTTTCGCGGAAACGTCCCTGCTTGCCCTTGATCATATCGGTCAAGGATTTCAGGGGACGGTTGGACGAGCCGAGCACGGGACGTTTGCAGCGGTTGTTGTCGAACAACGCGTCGACGGACTGCTGCAGCATCCGCTTTTCATTGCGAATGATGACTTCCGGCGCGTTCAAATCGACGAGCTTGCGCAAGCGGTTGTTGCGGTTGATGATCCGGCGATACAGGTCATTCAAATCGCTGGTGGCAAAGTTGCCGCTGTCGAGCAAAACGAGAGGACGCAAGTCGGGTGGAATGACGGGGATGACGTCGAGCACCATCCACTCGGGGCGGTTGTCGCTGTCGCGGATCGCTTCCACGATTTTCAGCCGGTTGATCAAGTCCTTCTTCTTTTGCTTGCTGCCGGTCTCGGCCAAGTCGATACGCAGTTGCTCGGACAATTGAACCAAGTCCAACTGGTTGAGCAGCTTGCGGACCGCTTCGGCACCCATGTCGGCTTCGAAAGACCCCGGGCCGTACTGAGTACGGGCGGCGCGGAACTCTTCTTCGGTCAGCAGTTGTTGGTGCTCCAAGTCGGTCGTGCCTGGATCGACGACGACGTAGTCTTGGAAATAGATGACCTTTTCCAGCGAGCTGGTTTTCATCGCCAACAGGTTGCCCAAGCGTGAGGGCATGGCTTTGAAGAACCAGATGTGTACGACGGGGGCGGCCAGTTCGATGTGGCCCATGCGTTTACGACGTACGCGGCTGTGGGTGACCTTGACGCCGCAGCGGTCGCAGATCATCCCCTTGTACTTCATTCCGCGATACTTGCCGCAGGCGCATTCCCAGTCCTTTTCAGGGCCGAAGATTCGTTCGCAGAACAAGCCGTCTTTTTCGGGGCGGTAGGTTCGGTAGTTGATCGTTTCCGGCTTCTTGACTTCGCCAAACGACCAACTCTTGATGTCCTGGGGACGTGCCAGGGAGATGCGAACGGATGCGTAGTCGTTAATGCGATCGTAGTTGCTGGTTTCGCCAATCGACATATGTGGGCTCCTAGCTATTAGCGGTGAGCAATTAGCTGTGATGGATGACTGTGTGAGAGGGAAGGTGCGGCCAAAGCGTGATCAGGTTCGGCCGCTGATTGAAATCAAGCGGATTGGCGGCGGTCACGTGTGCGTGACGGCCGCCGGGCTGTGGAGCGTCAGATAGGACGTTTTTCGAGTTGCATGTTCAGTGCCAGACCACGAATCTCGTTGGTCAACACGTCGAAACTGGCTGGCGTACCGGCCTCGAGCGTGTTCTCGCCCTTGACCATCGACTCGTAAATCTTCGTACGGCCTTCCACGTCGTCGCTCTTGACCGTCAACAACTCTTGCAAGATGTAAGCGGCACCGTAGGCTTCCAACGCCCAGACTTCCATCTCTCCGAAGCGTTGACCGCCGAAGCGAGCCTTTCCGCCGAGCGGTTGTTGCGTGATCAACGAGTACGGTCCGGTGCTGCGTGCGTGGACTTTGTCGTCGACCAAGTGGTGTAGTTTCAGCATGTAGATGTAGCCCACCGTGGTTTCTTGCTCCATCGGCTCGCCGGTACGACCGTCGATCAAACGAGCCTTGCCGTGCCGAGGCAATCCGGCTTCGGCCAAACACTCGTTGATGTCTTCTTCGCTGGCACCGTTGAACACGGGCGTGATCGCTTGGAAACCGAGTTTGGCTCCCGCCCAGCCGAGGTGGGTTTCCAAAATCTGACCCACATTCATCCGGCTGGGAACGCCCAGGGGATTGAGCAGGATCTGCAGAGGAGTTCCATCGGGCAAGAACGGCATATCGGCGATCGGCATGATCTTTGCGATCACACCCTTGTTCCCGTGACGTCCGGCCATTTTATCGCCGACGCTGATGACGCGTTTGGTGGCGATATAGACTTTGGCCATTTGCAACACGCCGCTGCGAAGCTCATCGCCTCGCTTCATGCTGTTGAGCTTACGGTCACGCGTATCGATCGCGTATTCGACGTTGCCCCAGTGGGTCTGATAGGTTTCTTCGACGGCCGCCTTTTTGTCGTCTCCGTTGACTTGATCCAAGACATGTTCCAGGCGGAACGCGATGGCGCGCTCGGCGACGAACTTGGGATCTTGTCCGTCGGCCAATGGTGTTCCGGTGGAATCCTTCAGCTTGGTACCCGCTGCGGCTTCGAGTTCCCGGATCAGGGCTTCAAAGGTGTGGGCGATCTCTTGGTTGCCGACCGCTT from Stieleria varia carries:
- the rpoC gene encoding DNA-directed RNA polymerase subunit beta'; translated protein: MSIGETSNYDRINDYASVRISLARPQDIKSWSFGEVKKPETINYRTYRPEKDGLFCERIFGPEKDWECACGKYRGMKYKGMICDRCGVKVTHSRVRRKRMGHIELAAPVVHIWFFKAMPSRLGNLLAMKTSSLEKVIYFQDYVVVDPGTTDLEHQQLLTEEEFRAARTQYGPGSFEADMGAEAVRKLLNQLDLVQLSEQLRIDLAETGSKQKKKDLINRLKIVEAIRDSDNRPEWMVLDVIPVIPPDLRPLVLLDSGNFATSDLNDLYRRIINRNNRLRKLVDLNAPEVIIRNEKRMLQQSVDALFDNNRCKRPVLGSSNRPLKSLTDMIKGKQGRFRENLLGKRVDYSARSVIVVGPRLKLHQCGLPKKIALELYQPFIIRRLKELGHADTIKSAKKMLERKDEEVWDILEQVITNHPVLLNRAPTLHRMGIQAFEPTLVEGNAINLHPLVCKGFNADFDGDQMAVHLPLSIEAQVEAHTLMMSTNNVFAPSNGKPIMSPSQDIVMGCYYMTAQLPGRKGEGMIFSGYQEVEFAFAQKAVDLHAKIKMRLPRHQRLKTEEEDSKYGAIIETTPGRVLFNDMLPDGMDFYNRAMRSGDLASAISDCYQRLGRKATIHLLDDMMQMGFRESTRSGLSFATDDLVTPDSKTEYIKEAEKEVMRLKKAYDRGQVADDERYQLVLDEWTKARELITTDMMAAMESDVREGGWYINPVFLMSHSGARGGIAQIRQLAGMRGLMAKPTGEIIETPIKANFREGLSVLEYFSSTHGARKGLADTALKTADSGYLTRKLADVAQNVVITMDNCGTTQGITKGVVYRGEKVEVRLADSINGRVSRKSIVNPVTDEVVVAENEMITPEIARKIELMGLEKIQVRTPMTCDAPLGVCRRCYGMDMSTGAMVEEGMAVGIIAAQSIGEPGTQLTMRTFHIGGSVSKTMEESDIKSKKSGEVRLTRIRAVKNSEGRMVVLTRNGEISLVDDRGREFESYPIPSGSVLLVEDGQKVVNGETLCQWNPYSVPILSEVAGKVRFEDVVEGETVRTERDASGKSRLLVIDHKGDLHPQIVVEDNTGKALDVQFLPERAVISCTDGMTVEPGMTLAEMPRDSGGVSDITGGLPRVTEIFEARKPKDPAIISEVDGEVEILAEKKRGKTTIVVRSESGIEREHMVPTGKRFLVHTGDVVKAGQSLVDGPLVPHDILRVSGEEAVQQYLLHEIQQVYQSQKVEINDKHCEIIIARMLRKVKIENAGDTNLLPGLVMDRFQFRRANQELAKCIKIANPGDSDYSEGTIIPKELFEQINAQIEAEGGTPAKGKKPKSATASTQLLGITKAAVQSNSFISAASFQETTKVLTEAALAGKVDRLVGLKENVILGHLIPAGTGFRIFQESEVNYRREALEELATAPVQSLEESFPLLEAGDDFLGAATPVDHPMSQSASTEMESEPSLGSLLGGGGEPEQSDQE
- the sucD gene encoding succinate--CoA ligase subunit alpha yields the protein MSILIDKNTKVICQGITGNAGTFHTLGCRDYGTQMVGGVTPGKGGQDVEGIPVFDTVCEAVEQTGADATMIFVPPPFTADAILEALDAGIKVIAAITEGVPVLDMVRVYEKVRASDAVLIGPNCPGLITPDECKIGIMPGYIHKKGKVGVMSRSGTLTYEAVWQTSGLNLGQSTCVGLGGDPIVGTNYIDLFKLFQEDDETEAILMIGEIGGSAEEEAAAFVKEHVTKPVAAFIAGRTAPPGKRMGHAGAIISGGKGTATEKVAALEDAGIVVAPTPADMGTAVVEAIKKA
- the sucC gene encoding ADP-forming succinate--CoA ligase subunit beta encodes the protein MKIHEYQGKELFRQAGVPVLEGIVARSGDEAAAAYEKLGGAIAVVKAQIHAGGRGKGNVIDNPNQKGVVLAKSADEARAAAEGLLGKKLVTIQTGPEGQTVNQVFVEAGCDIARELYLGIVLDRAAAKPVLMVSTEGGMEIEKVAEETPELIHKAHFDPAVGLEAFQVRKLCKKLGITGNAAKAAMRFMPAMCRFYVDYDCELAEINPLVITGDDQMIALDAKITFDNNALFRHKELLELRDLGEEEPSEVRASNAGLSYVKLEGNIGCLVNGAGLAMSTMDIIKYCGGQPANFLDVGGGANAEQVTEAFRILLSDPNVKGVLVNIFGGIARCTTIAGALIEASKTVGFTVPLVVRLEGTEVEEGRKMLAESDVDIISAVDITDAAKKIVAAAAEVA
- a CDS encoding UxaA family hydrolase — protein: MTRLIHLDPIDNVAIATEGIGLGITAVVRDREVTSRTAIPRGHKIAVCRVEKGQPLVKYGQPIGVATVDIEIGDHVHTHNVRDQHDVSSDLSSVSPPPFPESQRRTFQGFNRPDGRVGTRNYVAVMSTVNCSATVCHQVVARFDAQRMQRWPNVDGVFAATHTTGCAMQYHGIKHQMLGRTMAGYANHPNVGGCLMIGLGCEQNTAGYLAEHHNVVALYAPSGEKLTRDDGIAMLTMQTEGGTRATIDKAEKLLEQVLDQADRFQRSETDARHLMLAVECGGSDGYSGLTANPAVGVVSDHLVACGGTVVLSETTELYGAEHLLVRRSRNQAVAQKLLDRIEWWKEYVAHYGGEINNNPSVGNKAGGLTTITEKSLGAVSKSGSTALEAVYDYAERVNTSGLVVMDSPGFDPASVTGKVAGGANLVMFTTGRGSCFGCKPSPVIKIASNSMLFDAMREDMDLNAGSLLEGGDLQSLGAEFFDYALRVASGEQTASERQGFGDHEFVPWTVGPTV